The Cystobacter fuscus DSM 2262 genomic sequence GCGCGTGACATCCGCCCCGGTGCTTCCGTGGAGCCCGAGCGCATGACGCCGCACTCCTCGCTGGGAGACTCCTCGGCGAAGGCCGACAGATCGAACTTCAGCACTCCGGACGGCTCGGACCCGTCTTCCCCGGACTCGTCCTCGGAGCGCTCCAGGCTCGCCTTCGCACGCACGGGCGAGACACGGGAGGCCTCCGACTTCAAGGCGAGGTAGTCGCGCAGGGTGAGCCCCTCGATGAGCTCCATCACGAGGTAGGGCGAGCTCTGGAACATGCCCGTGTCGTAGACCTTCACCACGTTGGGGTGGGAGAGGTCCGTGAGGGTCTCGAACTCGCGCAGCAGGCGACGTGCCGCGCGGGAGTCCCGGGTGGGAGCTCCCGACAGCACCTTGAGGGCGACCGGCTCGCTGGTCTGTCCATCGAGGGCCCGGTAGACGGTTCCGACTCCCCCACTGCCGAGTGTCTCGAGGACACGGTACCCGCCGATGACCTTGGGAAGCATCAGGCGGAAGATCCTAGAGACTCCGTCGCGCCGGGGTCAAACCACCTCGGGTTCACTCGGCTCCTCGCGGGTGCCCGTTGCTCTCCCGGGGCCCCGTTGGAATACAAAAGAGGGACTTCCGGGATCACGGCCCGCTTCCGGGCCGTGTGCCGGAGCCGACGGCTCAGCGGTTGAGCTGGTAGACTTCCATCACGCCGCGCCCGGGCTGGTTGGCGTCCGGCCGGAGCCAGCCCACTACCGGAGTTCCCGACTTCTCCACCTGCAACTGGAGGGGCCAGGGGGAGGACGTCTCGCCGGAGACGGGTTGATTCAGTTCCCCCACGCGCATCCACGCCGAGCCATTCCAGCGCCACACCTCGGCCTTGCCGGGCATGCTCCAGGCGAGCACGGGCTGCTCGGTGTTGTCCAGGGCGAGCACGGGCACCACCGAGGTGACGTCCACCGTGGAGGGAATGGGAATGGGCGTGCCCACGGCCGTCCAGGTGTTGCCTTTCAGGCGGCGCACCTGGATGGCACCCGGCTCGTTCCAGGCCACGATGGGCTCGCCGTTGGACTGCAGCACCAGGGAGGGGTTGCCGGGCAGGGCGTCACGCGCCTGCATCGGCCACTCACTCCATTCATAGGAGTAATCCTGGCGGCGGATGACCATGAGTCGGTAGCCGTTGTCCACGCGCTCGCTCCACGCCAGCGCGAGGGAGTCCAGGGTCGTGTTCGTCTCCATCGCCAGGTGGCGTCCCAGGAGGGCCGTGCCTTGCGAGTAGGTATTGAAGAACGAGGTGTCCTCGGTCGGCCCCCGCCAGTAGATCATCAGGCCCCCGAAGCCGGGAGCCGTCTTCGACCCCGCGAGCCAGGCGAGCCTCGCGGTTCCGTTTTTCGACAGGCGGAGCGCCGCCCGGTCGATCAAGGGGAAGGGACCCTCGGGATTGGGTCCGACGGTGAACTGCCTCGCCCAGTCATCCCCCTGGTGGCTCCACACGGAGATCGACGAGCTGTTCGCGTCCCGGCTGATCCAGCCGACGGTGGGAATGCCGGACTCGTCCAACGCGATGTCCGCCCCGACGTCGCGCAGATCGCTTGCGGGGAAGGGCTTGGAGGGGATCGACTTCCAGCCCTGCCCATCCCAGTTCCGGACGACCACGGAGGAGGAGGACGCACGCCAGGAGACGAGCGGGCGGCCCTCGCTGTTCAGGCTCAAGGTGGGTCCCTGGGCCGAGAGGAGGGGGGGCTCATCCGTGGGCAGCAGGCTTCCCATCACCTCGCCCAGCGGGATGAAGACGGGCACCTGCCAGGCCCAGGCCGAATCGACGTTCCCCGAGAGGAAGGAGTTACCCGCGGGATCCTCGGCCCGGCCCATCAGCGTGGCGGCGATGGTCTGGGGCGGCGTGATGTTCATCGAGTGGGCCGGGAAGAAGAGCGTCTTGCGGTCCTCGGACAGCCCCGAGGGGGAGAGCAGTTGTGTTCCCCCGCCGCTCGCGTTCAGGCGCAGGGTCAGGGTGCCGAGCGCCGAGGTGGTCAGTGGCTCGGAGAACTTGAGCGCGATGGGCGCCGCCTTCACCGGCACCTGGGGTTCGCCACGCGAGGGGAAGGTGGTGAGGAGCAGTGGCGCCGTGCGGTCCACGCGCACCTTGCGAGGCTCGCTCTTGTAGACCTGCTCGCCGATCCACGCCCGGGCCTCCAGCGTGTACTCACCCTCGGGCCAGCCGGTCGTGTCCCAGCGGTAGCTGGCGTCCCCGATCGTGGCCAGCCAGCCGTCATTCACGTAGAGGTCCACCCGGTCCGGAGCGCCCCCTGTCACGGTCAGGGCAATGCCCAGATCGCCCCGGGTCTCGGTCCGTTCGGCGGGTGAGAGGAATTCCACCTCCAATTCGTCTCCGCCACAGCCCTGGACCAGCGCGGCCGCGAGACCTACTCCCAGCATCCACCGTCTCGGTTGACCCAGCATGTTTGTTTTCTCCTGATGTTCGGCGAAACGTCGGGTTCCTTCACCCTGGGTCTGACGGTTCCGCCCCGCGGCCGCGCGCGTTCCCTCGCTACGTCGGCACAAGGCATGCCCCGTGTGAAGCCAGGCGGTACTTCTCTACCTCAAGATCAGGAGCGTTTGAAATTTGATTCGTGACACACGGATCGTGTGTCTTTCATGCAAATCCAGACATCATGGCGGGTAAATCCAGGGAGCCCCGTGGACGATTGCGTCCACCGTGGCGGCCGCGGAATGTGAGTCGAAAGACCCGTGGCGGGTCAAAGAGAGACGGAATCCAGAGGGCCCGGGAGTTTCCCGAGATGGCCGTGGACGATTCCGTCCACGCCCCGGTTCATCACCCTCTATGCGCTTTTCTTCTCCGCGCGAGCCTTGCGCGTCTGGCGGAGCTCCTCCTGCGTCTGGTGCGGCCACTTCTCCGGGTACTTGAACGCGTAGAACAGGAAGTCATCCGGCCTCTTCTCCTCCGGGGCGGTCTTGAAGAGCTGGTTGTTGATGCAGACCAGGGTCTTGTCACCGCCTTGCGAGACGAAAGCAGGGGTGGAGCGGCCTTTGTCGCTCTGGGCCTTCGGACTGTAGAAGTAGACCACGTCGCCCATGTTTCCCGCCTGTCGCATGAAGATGGGCGTCACCACGTCGATGATGGCCTTCACCTTGTCGCGATCCTTCATCTGTGAATGGGCGGGTGCTCTGATGCACTGAATGGCCTCCTGATAGATCTTCTTCTGGTAGGCCTCGAACCCCGTGTTCTGGATGATCTCGGCCGCCGAGAGGCATCGCTCCCAGATTTCGTATTTGCGTCCCACCCGGTTCATGATCGTGTGGGCGACACCCGCCCAGGACGTCGGGCTCTGCCCGATGGCCTCACCGCAGATCGTGGCGACGAAGATCTCGAACTCCTCCCGCCGATCCGCGGGGACGACGGGCATGGGCGAGTAGAGCGCCTCGATGTGGCCCGAGGGGGTGACGGAGTTGGAGCTGCAGACCCCCGAGGCGAAGACGCGTGAGACGAACGCGCCGGAATCGAAGGGAGCGAAGCCGACGGAGGCGTTGTGGCCCTCGCGCGCCGCGTAGTCCGCGATGGCCCAGACGGGCACGTTCTTGTCCGCCCCGTGAGGCAGGGGCGTCAGGACCACGAACACCTCCAGGCCCTTGACCTTCTTGAGCGCCTGCACGTCCTCGCGCGGCAGGCTCTTCAAGTTGAAGAACGTGTGCTGGAACCTGTTCTGGCGGCTCGTGACCGACAGGTTCTCCAGTGGAGCCAGCCGCGTCTGGATGTCATCCGGTGAGCACGTCGCCAGGAAGAAGAAGTCCTCGTTCCGGGGCGCGCGGGAGTGGTCGCCCGCGTTGGACAGGCGCTCGGAGAGCAACTCCAGGAGGAAGCCCTCCAGGTAGTCGCCCAGCTCCTCGAGCCGCTGGGTGTCCCCCTCCGTGTACAGAACGTAGGGCGTGAGCTGCAGATCCAGCGCCACGTTCTCGTGGAAGCCCTCGAACGCGCCCTGGATGGCCAGTTCGCCGTTGTTCAGCGACACCGTGAAGTCCGTCAACCGGGGCCTGTCCACCGTGAGCGCGGGCCGGGGAAGCGGCCGGAGCTGTTCCAGCGGCGCGGCCGGTTTCTGGGCGCTCTTCTCCTTCTTCTCCGGAGCGGGAGGCGGCGGGCGCGTGAGCGTGAGCTGATACTGGAAGGCCAGCTTTGGCGTCGACTCGACCCCGCCCGTCGCGAGGAGATGGTCCTCGTTCCACTCCCCCTCCTCATCGCCCGGTGTGGAAGCGAACCCCACCTTCCACCGCAAGCGCCCGGTCGTCGCCGAATCCCCGACCACCCACTCCATCCGGACCCTCGCCTGCTCATCGGGCTCCAGACCCTCGGGCGGCGTGGGATGGATGTCCACCGTCGCCTGGAGCCCCTTGAAGAGTTCGCAGAAGTCCGGCTCGAGCTGGATGCCGGACCCGACGTGCATCCCGAGCAGGCCGATCGCCTTCTGGAACTTCTCCTCGAAGGCGGGGGCGAGGGGGCTGAAGCGGATGTCCGCCTTCAACGCGTAGGCGATGCTCTTGGGGTCCGTGGGGAGGACCTCGACGGCCTCATTGCCGAAGAGGGACGGCTCGATCCGGTAGCCCATGCGCCCCGTGCCGATGAGGCCGAGTTCCAGGATGGAGACACGCAGTGGCCGGTGCCCCGTGGCATCTTTCTCCAGGACCTGGAAGACCTTCCCCTTGGGAACGAGCCAGGTCTCGCGTGGGTGGGAGGCCCGCTTGTCGGCGAGGCTGTCCCCCTGGATGATCCATTCGAGCCTGCACGGTATCGGCTCGATCACGTTCCTGCATTCTCCGCCTATCTGGACGGGCCAGTCGTTCAGGTCGCGCGGCGCGGGCTGATCCTTGCGCTCGGGCGTGAGGTTGATGCGAGGCGCCGCCCGGATCCGCAGGACCCCGTCATAGCCCAGCGGAAGGTGGCAGGTCGTGGACGGCGCTTCGCTCCCAGGTGCGTTCTCGGTCGGTGCCATGTGGGTGTCCTTTCCTGGGAGCGGATCAGCTCTCGAGTTTGAATGGGGCACTGCACGGCATCATGTCGCTCTGGCGCACGGGCCTCGGCTTCTTGCTCTTGGCGTCGAGCGGGCGCCGGACCGAGAACTGGTACTGGATGCCGGGAACCAGTGCCTGGACCTCGATGGTCGCGACGAAGTCGCCATTCGGATCACAACCCCCGCGTGGACTCTTCGGGTGCGGCGTGGCGTACCGGACGTCCTCCGGTTTCGGCTTCGGGGTGCTGCTCTCGGGAGCTTTGCCCTTCGAATCGAAGTCGATGACGAGCTCGAACTCGCGGGCGACCGCCCAGGCGGCGGCATCCTTCGTGCCGGGCACCGGCACCTCGACGCCCTCGGCATGGCAGCGGACCTCCACCACCTCGCCCTTGCGCTCCACCTTCAGGTCCCCCTCCCACCGAGGCGTGAAGTCATACTTGCCCTCCGCCTGCAGGCTCTTGAGGTCGGCGCTCGGATCGGTCGAGACGAGCTCCAGCTTGAATTGATGGACTCCCTCGAGGCTCGCGGCCTTGCTTCCGGCGGGGTAGGGCACACGTGCCGAGACGAGCCAGTCCGCGACGCCCTCTCCGCTCCGGACGGCGAGCTTCTTGGGTTTCAACGCGGCGAAGTTCTTGAGGACCTCCCACTTCTGGCTTCCCGGGAGCAGGCGGGAGAAGCGGGCGGTGAACTTGTTGAGATCCTCGGGCGTTCCGGACACGCACGCGGAAATCTCCAGCTCGCACACTCCCATCTTGGGAACGGGCTTGAAGGCGAGCACGGCGCGCGTCTGGGGATCCATCGGGCGAAAGCCCACCTTCCGGTACAGACCCGGCCGGGGGTGGGAGATGCGCAGGCTGTCGGACGCCTCCGCCTTCAACTCCTCGAAGCGCGCCCGCGTGATGGAACCATCGCCCTCGCCCGTGGTCTCGCCGCCGAAGGGGTACAGCAGGGGGAGCCCGCTCAGGGCGGTGAAGTCGAACCAATAGAAGCGCTCGGCGCCGGGCGGGAGGTCTCCCCGGGCGAGCAGGTCGAAGAGCCGGCCGGGTGGAAGGAGACGGACAACCAGTTCCTACGTCCGGGGTGCGCGGTGAGCCGCAGGAGCCGCTTGTCCGCGGGGTCCGCCACATCCACGTCGAAGGTGCCCGCCTCCGCGGCGGCCACGCGCACCCGGTCCGCCACGCCCTTGCCCTCGACGTTGAGGACGCACGAGAGGCCCCCGGTTTCAATGCGCACGAGCGGCGGCAGTTTCTTGTTCTGGGCGGCGACCTGGCCGAGCGCCGCCACGAGCATCACGTGCAGGCGTGGGGACTGGCCCGCGCGGCAGGCGCTCTCGTAATTCGGGTAGGGGAGGGCGCCGAGCTTGGATTTGGCCGTCGTGGGCTTGTTCTTGAGGACGAACTCGCACGTTTCGTCGAAGAGCCACAGGGCCTGCTGCCGTGGATCCTCACAGCGGGCGGACGTGAAGCAGACGTCGAAGAACGTCTTCTTGTCCTTCTTGACCAGCTCCACCTTCGCGTTCTCCCCCTCGAGGGCGGCTTGGAGCTTGTCCGGCTTTCCGTCGAACTTGAGGGAGCAGGACAGACCGTCCTCTTTGATGGTCAGCAACTCGAAGGGGACCTTCTTCGCCTTGAGCACGGCGAGCCCCTTCACGAGCCCCCAGCCCACGCGGATGTCCATGGCCGCCAGACAGTCGTTGAAGGAGACGCGGTCCTTGATGAGGAAGAGCGTCTTCTTTCCTTTCGAGAAGACCTTCTCTCCCTCCGCCGTCAGGCCAACGATGAAGTCCTTGTTGGCCTCAGCCCGCTTGAACATCTTGTCATCGAGCTGGGGCCCCTCGCTGGGCGGCACGGGACGCGCGGTGAAGGGGATCATCGCCTCGGTTTGGGGCGTACCGGGGCCCTGGGGCGTCTCGCTGAGCCGCAACGAGATGAAGCCCGGGAGTTCGAGCGGTGCGGGCTCCTCGAAGGGGAAGAACCAGCGCCAGCTTCCATCCGCCAACCGGATGGGCTGCTCGATGACGATGGGATCCTCGCCGTCCAGCTCGCCCACGAGCTTCGGGCGGGGAATGGAGAACTTCGTCTGGAGGAGCTCGGACGAGTGCCTGGGCGACAGGGTCTTGGGGGGCGTCGAGGTATCGGTGAGCTCCAGGGTCCAATCGCCCCAGAAGGACAGTGGGAGGGGTTGCACGATGTTCCCTCCGGGGGCGAACTGCCGGCCCGAGGCGATCGGGAGGGTCTTCGCCCCCTGCCGGGCGAGGAGCGTGACCCGGTTCTCCTTGTCGTAGCCGTAGTCCTCGTCGATGACGGTCACGAGGAGGGATTCACCGAGGCGCCGCTCGCCCGCCTTCTTCACGCCACCGAAGTAGA encodes the following:
- a CDS encoding Ig-like domain-containing protein gives rise to the protein MLGQPRRWMLGVGLAAALVQGCGGDELEVEFLSPAERTETRGDLGIALTVTGGAPDRVDLYVNDGWLATIGDASYRWDTTGWPEGEYTLEARAWIGEQVYKSEPRKVRVDRTAPLLLTTFPSRGEPQVPVKAAPIALKFSEPLTTSALGTLTLRLNASGGGTQLLSPSGLSEDRKTLFFPAHSMNITPPQTIAATLMGRAEDPAGNSFLSGNVDSAWAWQVPVFIPLGEVMGSLLPTDEPPLLSAQGPTLSLNSEGRPLVSWRASSSSVVVRNWDGQGWKSIPSKPFPASDLRDVGADIALDESGIPTVGWISRDANSSSISVWSHQGDDWARQFTVGPNPEGPFPLIDRAALRLSKNGTARLAWLAGSKTAPGFGGLMIYWRGPTEDTSFFNTYSQGTALLGRHLAMETNTTLDSLALAWSERVDNGYRLMVIRRQDYSYEWSEWPMQARDALPGNPSLVLQSNGEPIVAWNEPGAIQVRRLKGNTWTAVGTPIPIPSTVDVTSVVPVLALDNTEQPVLAWSMPGKAEVWRWNGSAWMRVGELNQPVSGETSSPWPLQLQVEKSGTPVVGWLRPDANQPGRGVMEVYQLNR